A DNA window from bacterium contains the following coding sequences:
- a CDS encoding nucleotidyltransferase domain-containing protein — MTNSIDSVIREYLKKRKEVIFAYLFGSYAKGTVNKLSDIDIAIFVNPKLCKEINFGYRANLLAELMTLLHTNNCDLVILNYASPLLLHQVIRYGKRIFSRDEKKRVEFEVNSFKKYVDTKKLRDIQMKYVYERIGV; from the coding sequence ATGACAAATAGCATTGATTCTGTAATCAGAGAATATCTCAAGAAGCGGAAAGAAGTAATTTTTGCTTACTTGTTTGGGTCATATGCTAAAGGCACCGTAAATAAGCTATCGGATATAGATATTGCCATTTTTGTAAACCCTAAACTTTGCAAAGAAATAAATTTTGGGTATAGAGCAAACTTGCTTGCAGAGCTGATGACTTTGTTGCACACCAATAATTGTGACCTTGTAATTCTAAACTACGCCTCCCCTTTACTCTTGCATCAAGTAATAAGATATGGGAAGCGCATTTTCTCAAGGGATGAGAAAAAGAGAGTTGAGTTTGAAGTAAACTCTTTTAAGAAATATGTGGATACTAAAAAACTCCGTGATATACAAATGAAATATGTTTATGAAAGAATAGGTGTATGA